A stretch of Macadamia integrifolia cultivar HAES 741 chromosome 7, SCU_Mint_v3, whole genome shotgun sequence DNA encodes these proteins:
- the LOC122084726 gene encoding uncharacterized protein LOC122084726: MPSNVMNMRQRSGEPIWEFLTHFTKATLEVKNLLDGVAYSSLCNGITHPDLVCSLALDLPVTMLDLLQRYNQYANMVDVLEAKGLVEKPKSDKKRAKRPREEDREYKKHKSNCATDQGDAPERYELDRTRTNILMEIQDQKFLYWPRPMVVKPEVRNPNKYYRYHKDHRHDTEDCKALKRGIDELIKAGYLNKYLKQKFGE; this comes from the coding sequence ATGCCCAGTaatgtgatgaacatgaggcaaaggTCTGGCGAGCCCATATGGGAGTTCCTCACTCATTTCACGAAGGCTACTCTTGAAGTGAAAAATCTACTAGATGGAGTAGCATATAGCTCATTGTGCAATGGGATTACGCACCCAGATCTAGTATGCTCTTTAGCACTTGATCTGCCAGTAACAATGCTAGACTTGCTACAAAGGTATAACCAGTATGCCAACATGGTCGATGTTCTGGAAGCCAAAGGATTGGTGGAGAAGCCCAAGTCGGATAAAAAGAGAGCTAAGCGTCCAAGGGAGGAAGATCGAGAATACAAGAAACATAAATCCAATTGTGCAACAGACCAGGGAGATGCTCCTGAGAGATACGAGCTGGACCGAACGAGGACCAATATCTTGATGGAGATCCAGGACCAAAAATTTCTATATTGGCCTCGGCCAATGGTTGTAAAACCAGAAGTAAGAAATCCCAACAAGTACTACAGGTATCACAAGGATCATAGGCATGATACAGAAGACTGTAAAGCCTTGAAGAGAGGAATTGATGAACTCATTAAGGCAGGCTATTTGAATAAGTATCTAAAGCAGAAGTTCGGAGAGTAG